The Falco cherrug isolate bFalChe1 chromosome 6, bFalChe1.pri, whole genome shotgun sequence genome window below encodes:
- the GJA10 gene encoding gap junction alpha-10 protein, with protein sequence MGDWNLLGSILEEVHIHSTIVGKIWLTILFIFRMLVLGVAAEDVWDDEQSEFICNTEQPGCSNICYDKAFPISLIRYWVLQIIFVSSPSLVYMGHALYRLRALEKERQRRKGHLRAQLEDLEPTSEEHRRVERELRKLEEQKKVHKAPLRGSLLRTYILHILTRSVVEVGFMIGQYLLYGFHMSPLYKCTRPPCPNTVDCFVSRPTEKTIFMVFMNSIAAVSLFLNILEIAHLGLKKIHKSLCGRPRRPAGPAEEDAGLYPPPKAAPPGRQPRGELWPPRRRHGAAQHHGQQPRSSSSEEAPRAAGGALGAGGAAASRRAPRKRSRVSVCRDLDEQRGDSPDSGHCPGTRKSSFLSRVLAGSRAGSDSESTASRGGSGPGSGPGSGSEGKRGEEGSSPGGPPPPAAVGRRKSMSMLLELSSIMKK encoded by the exons ATGGGGGACTGGAACCTGTTGGGCAGCATCCTCGAAGAAGTGCACATCCACTCCACCATAGTTGGCAAGATCTGGCTCACGATCCTATTCATATTCCggatgctggtgctgggggtggctgcCGAAGACGTGTGGGACGATGAGCAGTCTGAGTTCATCTGCAACACAGAACAACCCGGCTGCAGCAACATCTGTTATGACAAAGCCTTCCCCATCTCCTTGATCAGGTACTGGGTACTGCAGATCATATTTGTCTCTTCTCCATCGCTCGTTTACATGGGCCACGCGCTCTACAGATTACGGGCTCTCGAGAAAGAGCGACAGAGGAGGAAGGGCCACCTGCGGGCTCAGCTGGAAGACCTGGAGCCCACGTCCGAGGAGCACAGGAGAGTGGAGAGGGAGCTGCGCAAGCTGGAGGAGCAAAAGAAGGTGCACAAGGCACCCTTGAGAGGCTCCCTGCTGCGCACCTATATCCTGCATATCCTGACCCGCTCGGTGGTCGAAGTGGGCTTTATGATAGGTCAGTATCTTTTGTACGGGTTTCACATGTCCCCCCTTTACAAATGCACGCGCCCCCCTTGCCCTAACACGGTGGATTGTTTTGTGTCCCGACCCACAGAGAAGACCATCTTTATGGTCTTCATGAACAGCATCGCCGCGGTCTCCCTGTTCCTCAACATCCTAGAAATCGCCCACCTGGGCCTCAAGAAGATCCACAAGAGCCTGtgcgggcggccgcggcggccggcgggccCCGCCGAGGAGGACGCCGGCCTCTACCCGCCCCCGAAGG CGGCTCCGCCGGGCCGCCAGCCCCGCGGGGAGCTctggccgccccgccgccggcacgGCGCGGCGCAGCACCACGGACAGCAGCCGCGCTCCTCCAGCAGCGAGGAGGcgccgcgggcggcgggcggggccctcggggcgggcggggcggccgcctcccgccgcgcGCCCCGCAAGCGCAGCCGGGTCAGCGTCTGCCGCGACCTCGACGAGCAGCGCGGCGACTCGCCGGACAGCGGGCACTGCCCGGGCACCCGCAAGTCCAGCTTCCTCTCCCGCGTCCTCGCCGGCAGCCGGGCGGGCAGCGACAGCGAGAGCACCGCCTCCCGCGGCGGCTCCGGGCCCGGCTCCGGCCCCGGCTCCGGCTCGGAGGGCAAGCGCGGCGAGGAGGGCAGCTCGCCCggcggcccgccgccgcccgccgccgtgGGACGCCGCAAGTCCATG AGCATGCTCCTAGAACTATCATCTATCATGAAAAAGTAA